A single genomic interval of Chloracidobacterium validum harbors:
- a CDS encoding FAD-dependent oxidoreductase, whose translation MSNELTVAPSFTVCGAGLSGTLAALYLARQGNRVMLYERFPDMRTSTVPRGRSINLALSRRGLHALETIGLAPVIRPLAIPMRGRLIHSQQGDLTFQPYGRTPDETIFSISRHQLNCALLDAAERWPNLEIHFSKRCVGLQLSSLTLDIEDVPTRTVRQASARTVIGADGAFSVVRQALQRTERYDYAQTFLPHGYKELTIPALPGGLHALEKNYLHIWPRQDFMLIALPNLDGSFTCTLFLAYEGPESFARLTDDDAIRRFFDHYFPDVVPLMPTLVEDFKYNPTGSMVTIRCFPWQHAGRVVLLGDAAHAVVPFYGQGMNASFEDCVVLDECLRRHNGDTAAAFLDYQQQRKVNTDALAELAYENYLEMRAKVASPWFLLRRRLEYGLSSLLGDRFLPLYTMVSFTRIPYAEARARAARQDRLLDIALAAGGVAGLILLLWLVWRWLG comes from the coding sequence ATGTCTAACGAGCTTACGGTTGCGCCAAGCTTCACCGTGTGCGGGGCCGGTCTGTCCGGTACTTTAGCAGCCCTTTATCTGGCCCGACAGGGTAACCGCGTCATGCTCTATGAACGCTTTCCAGACATGCGGACGAGCACTGTTCCGCGTGGGCGCTCAATTAACTTGGCGCTGTCACGCCGCGGACTCCATGCGCTGGAAACCATTGGGTTGGCTCCAGTTATTCGTCCGCTAGCCATTCCGATGCGCGGTCGCCTGATTCACAGCCAGCAGGGCGACCTCACCTTTCAACCTTACGGGCGCACACCAGACGAAACGATATTTTCTATTTCGCGTCACCAACTCAACTGCGCCTTACTCGATGCGGCAGAACGTTGGCCAAACCTAGAAATTCACTTCTCCAAACGTTGCGTTGGGCTTCAGCTCAGTTCACTGACGCTTGACATTGAAGACGTGCCAACGCGCACCGTTCGCCAGGCCAGCGCCCGAACTGTTATTGGCGCGGATGGGGCGTTCTCAGTCGTGCGCCAGGCACTTCAGCGGACAGAACGCTACGACTATGCACAAACCTTTCTCCCTCATGGCTACAAGGAGCTCACCATTCCGGCGCTCCCCGGTGGATTACACGCTCTGGAGAAAAACTATCTGCACATCTGGCCGCGTCAGGACTTCATGCTCATCGCCCTTCCTAACCTGGATGGTTCCTTTACCTGCACGCTATTTCTGGCTTACGAGGGCCCGGAAAGCTTTGCCCGGCTGACCGACGATGATGCCATCCGCCGGTTTTTCGACCACTACTTTCCCGATGTTGTGCCGCTGATGCCGACCCTGGTCGAAGACTTCAAGTACAACCCGACCGGCTCGATGGTGACCATTCGCTGTTTTCCCTGGCAGCACGCCGGACGGGTTGTGCTGCTCGGGGATGCCGCGCATGCGGTTGTCCCCTTTTACGGTCAAGGCATGAATGCTTCCTTTGAAGATTGTGTTGTCTTGGATGAATGTCTCCGGCGACATAACGGCGACACAGCGGCCGCCTTTCTTGACTATCAGCAGCAGCGGAAAGTCAACACGGATGCGCTAGCGGAACTGGCTTATGAAAACTACCTTGAAATGCGGGCCAAGGTCGCTTCACCCTGGTTTTTGTTGCGGCGGCGACTGGAGTATGGACTCTCAAGCCTGCTGGGCGACCGTTTTCTGCCGCTCTACACCATGGTGTCATTCACGCGCATTCCATACGCTGAAGCCCGTGCCCGCGCTGCGCGTCAGGATCGCTTACTAGATATTGCTCTGGCCGCCGGTGGGGTCGCTGGGCTTATCCTGCTATTGTGGCTGGTGTGGCGGTGGCTTGGATAG
- a CDS encoding AtpZ/AtpI family protein, producing the protein MWVRIPCPPPPFPNVTYIAMRPSHDSEPEAAGTPAQMLASAGLALGLPLTLIAPFMVGYWLDRQLQTSPLWFTVLGLSGLVSSGRLLYRLWRQFR; encoded by the coding sequence ATGTGGGTTCGAATCCCATGCCCTCCGCCACCCTTTCCCAATGTGACCTACATCGCCATGCGGCCGTCCCACGATTCAGAGCCTGAAGCGGCAGGTACGCCAGCCCAGATGTTGGCATCGGCTGGGTTGGCGTTGGGGTTGCCGCTCACGCTCATTGCGCCGTTCATGGTGGGGTACTGGCTTGACCGCCAGCTCCAGACTTCGCCGCTGTGGTTCACGGTGCTTGGGCTATCTGGGCTGGTCAGCAGCGGTCGGCTTCTTTACCGCTTGTGGCGGCAGTTCCGGTGA
- a CDS encoding phytoene desaturase family protein: MRPVAESVFDVVVVGAGVAGLTAAVLLQHDGYRTLLLEAHDKAGGCAGYFFHKGYSFDAGATVLMGLDPDGLHTQVFRRLGVALPESTLVERVAVHLPDRTVHIDYDQTRWAEERVARFARTPDEADRLRAFWTLIDQTADVMWAATAKLPALPLRHWRDVVANLRLVSPGFVQVLPNLFSTVEGVLRRYRLADHGPLRAFLDGLLLITAQETAARAPFLNGAAGLDIYRHGIRRARGGMKTFIKAHVEAFQALGGVFKRRQRVTCIRPQPGGGYTLETDRGLTLQTPRVVANLPIWNLPSLVAADLSRSLARPLKKAGTGWGAFTLYLGVKSEVIPDDAPLNQQVLLQYGASFEDGNSAFLSLSEADDRASAPPGRRTLNVSTHTEVDAWWEATPEAYAARRAAVVERLLTAVERVFPNVRDGIECLLPGTPVTFAHYTGRARGMVGGLRTNRWNSNLFGIGSRDVGLPNFWLVGDTVFPGQGTPACALSGINAWRDITGRWTLAAPPSGVVAPTGQVVGPALRATSPVVRSVR; this comes from the coding sequence ATGCGTCCCGTGGCTGAATCAGTGTTTGATGTCGTGGTGGTGGGTGCCGGCGTTGCCGGCTTGACGGCGGCAGTTTTGTTACAGCATGACGGCTACCGAACGCTCCTGTTGGAAGCCCATGACAAAGCCGGTGGCTGTGCTGGGTATTTTTTCCACAAGGGGTACTCCTTCGATGCGGGCGCGACCGTCCTGATGGGCCTTGATCCCGACGGCCTTCACACACAAGTTTTTAGGCGGTTGGGTGTGGCGCTGCCAGAGAGTACGCTGGTCGAGCGCGTGGCCGTTCACCTGCCTGACCGCACAGTTCACATTGATTATGACCAGACACGCTGGGCAGAAGAGCGGGTCGCCCGCTTTGCCCGGACACCCGATGAAGCGGATCGCTTGCGTGCCTTTTGGACGTTGATTGACCAAACGGCCGACGTGATGTGGGCGGCAACGGCAAAGCTTCCGGCGCTTCCGCTGCGTCACTGGCGGGATGTGGTTGCCAATTTACGGTTGGTGTCGCCGGGTTTTGTGCAAGTCCTGCCAAACTTATTTTCGACCGTTGAAGGCGTCTTGCGTCGGTATCGGCTTGCCGACCATGGGCCGTTGCGGGCGTTCCTGGATGGGTTGTTGTTGATTACGGCGCAGGAAACCGCCGCCCGCGCGCCCTTTCTCAACGGCGCTGCCGGTTTGGATATTTACCGCCACGGCATTCGGCGCGCGCGGGGTGGCATGAAAACCTTCATCAAAGCGCACGTTGAGGCATTCCAGGCGCTTGGTGGCGTGTTCAAGCGGCGGCAGCGCGTGACCTGCATCCGACCGCAGCCCGGCGGCGGCTATACGCTTGAAACCGACCGCGGTCTGACACTTCAGACGCCGCGCGTCGTGGCCAATCTGCCAATCTGGAATCTGCCGTCTCTGGTGGCGGCAGACCTTTCGCGTTCGTTGGCGCGACCGCTCAAGAAGGCCGGCACGGGATGGGGAGCGTTTACGCTTTATTTGGGCGTCAAATCTGAAGTCATTCCCGACGATGCGCCGCTCAATCAGCAAGTCCTGTTGCAGTACGGTGCAAGCTTCGAGGATGGCAACAGTGCCTTCTTGAGTCTCAGTGAGGCCGATGACCGAGCCAGCGCGCCACCCGGTCGGCGCACCCTCAATGTCTCGACGCACACGGAAGTTGATGCGTGGTGGGAAGCCACGCCGGAAGCTTATGCGGCCCGGCGGGCCGCCGTGGTCGAACGCCTACTCACGGCTGTTGAGCGCGTGTTTCCAAACGTCCGCGATGGGATTGAATGCCTGCTGCCGGGAACGCCAGTCACCTTTGCTCACTACACCGGACGCGCCCGCGGGATGGTCGGCGGGCTGCGTACCAACCGCTGGAACAGCAACTTGTTTGGAATTGGTTCGCGCGATGTCGGACTGCCCAACTTTTGGCTGGTTGGGGACACCGTTTTTCCGGGACAGGGAACGCCGGCCTGCGCCCTTTCCGGCATCAATGCCTGGCGCGACATCACCGGCCGCTGGACGCTTGCCGCCCCACCTTCCGGGGTGGTTGCGCCGACCGGTCAGGTGGTTGGACCGGCGCTCAGGGCCACGTCGCCGGTTGTGCGATCCGTTCGCTGA
- the miaA gene encoding tRNA (adenosine(37)-N6)-dimethylallyltransferase MiaA: MKPLVIPVIVGPTCSGKSDLGLAVAQTLNGEIINLDSIQVYRGLDVATAKVPVAIRATTPHHLIDVVEPTEHYTAGRYAREAAACLAAIEARGRTAVFVGGTGLYLNALRGRIFTDDAATDLRLRDRLRAIRDRRGAPWLHRMLKRLDTATAARLQPNDWSRTMRALEFFFQTKTPLSQRQAALPPPPSFVRRMRIVVLSPPRSALYARIDARVEAMLAAGLLDEIQSLLAAGVPQDAEAFQAHGYRRFIEYLRGQRTYASAVEQMKTDTRHYAKRQLSWWRREPDAWWFDGFGHDPEVQARVIAALREAQVELAGATCLAS; this comes from the coding sequence ATGAAACCGCTGGTTATCCCGGTGATTGTCGGGCCGACCTGTTCCGGTAAAAGTGACCTTGGGCTGGCCGTTGCACAGACGCTGAACGGCGAGATTATCAATCTTGATTCGATTCAGGTCTATCGCGGCCTCGATGTCGCCACCGCCAAGGTTCCGGTCGCCATCCGCGCTACAACGCCGCATCACTTAATTGACGTAGTGGAGCCCACGGAGCATTACACGGCCGGACGCTATGCTCGTGAAGCTGCCGCTTGCTTGGCCGCGATTGAAGCGCGTGGTCGAACTGCTGTGTTCGTCGGCGGGACGGGGCTGTATTTGAATGCCTTGCGTGGTCGTATCTTTACCGATGATGCTGCTACGGATTTGCGTTTGCGTGATCGTTTGCGGGCTATCCGTGATCGGCGTGGCGCGCCTTGGCTGCACCGCATGTTGAAGCGGCTTGACACCGCGACTGCGGCACGGCTCCAGCCAAACGACTGGTCGCGGACCATGCGTGCTCTGGAGTTTTTCTTTCAAACGAAAACGCCACTTTCTCAGCGCCAAGCCGCACTACCACCACCACCGTCATTTGTCAGGCGGATGCGCATTGTCGTGTTGTCTCCACCGCGATCGGCGCTGTATGCCCGGATTGATGCGCGGGTCGAGGCCATGCTTGCCGCTGGCCTGTTGGATGAAATTCAGTCCCTGCTGGCCGCTGGGGTGCCGCAGGATGCCGAAGCGTTTCAAGCCCACGGTTACCGACGCTTCATTGAGTACCTGCGGGGCCAGCGAACGTACGCATCGGCCGTTGAGCAAATGAAGACCGATACCCGGCATTATGCCAAGCGGCAGCTTTCCTGGTGGCGGCGCGAGCCGGATGCCTGGTGGTTCGACGGATTTGGTCACGACCCGGAGGTGCAGGCGCGGGTCATTGCCGCTCTGCGGGAGGCGCAAGTCGAGCTGGCCGGCGCAACCTGTCTGGCAAGCTGA